One segment of Gammaproteobacteria bacterium DNA contains the following:
- a CDS encoding glycosyltransferase family 4 protein, with translation MKIAFVHDWLTGYAGAERVLEQMLLCFPDADIYSLIDFIPDDGRGFIQNKKTTTSILQRLPLARTKYRQYLMFMPFMVEQFDLSKYDLVISSSHAVAKGVLTGPDQLHICMCYSPIRYAWDLQHQYLKESGLDAGVKSWLAKWVLHKVRIWDARTANGVDEFIAISNFIERRIFKAYHRNSTVIYPPVAVDEFLMKSKKDDFYVTASRMVPYKKIDLIVEAFSEMPSKKLIVIGGGPDFKKIQRKAGTNVELVGYQGFDNLRGYLQRARAFVFSAEEDFGIAPVEAQACGTPVIAFGKGGATETIRGLGSDFPTGVFFWEQTVASIQLAVEAFEKEENNITPEACRENAMRFSSERFRNEFSNFVQDKYEKHCRSIVCSENVD, from the coding sequence ATGAAAATCGCGTTTGTTCATGACTGGTTGACTGGATACGCTGGTGCAGAACGTGTCTTAGAACAAATGCTGCTTTGTTTTCCTGACGCAGATATTTATTCGCTGATAGATTTTATTCCTGATGATGGTAGAGGATTCATTCAAAACAAGAAAACTACAACTTCGATATTGCAACGATTACCGCTGGCGAGAACTAAATATCGTCAATATCTAATGTTTATGCCATTTATGGTAGAGCAGTTTGATTTGTCTAAATATGATTTAGTGATTTCAAGCAGCCATGCTGTTGCTAAGGGTGTTTTAACCGGCCCTGATCAGCTTCATATATGTATGTGTTATTCGCCAATACGGTACGCTTGGGATTTGCAACATCAATATTTGAAGGAGTCAGGGCTCGATGCTGGTGTGAAATCATGGTTAGCGAAGTGGGTACTTCATAAAGTGAGAATATGGGATGCTCGTACCGCTAATGGTGTTGATGAGTTTATCGCTATTTCTAATTTTATAGAAAGGCGTATTTTTAAAGCATACCATCGGAACTCAACAGTTATATACCCGCCTGTGGCAGTAGATGAATTTCTAATGAAAAGTAAGAAAGATGATTTTTATGTTACAGCTTCACGAATGGTGCCATATAAAAAAATTGATCTTATTGTTGAGGCTTTTTCGGAGATGCCATCAAAAAAGTTGATTGTGATAGGTGGTGGGCCAGATTTTAAAAAAATACAGCGGAAGGCAGGCACGAATGTTGAGTTAGTTGGTTATCAGGGGTTTGATAACCTTCGTGGCTATCTGCAACGAGCAAGAGCTTTTGTTTTTTCTGCAGAGGAGGACTTTGGGATTGCGCCTGTAGAAGCACAAGCTTGTGGTACACCTGTGATTGCATTTGGTAAGGGTGGTGCTACTGAGACAATACGAGGGCTTGGAAGCGATTTCCCTACAGGCGTTTTTTTTTGGGAACAGACTGTTGCTAGTATACAGCTGGCGGTAGAGGCTTTTGAGAAGGAGGAAAATAATATCACCCCAGAGGCTTGTCGTGAAAATGCAATGCGTTTTTCATCTGAGCGGTTTCGAAACGAGTTCAGTAATTTTGTCCAAGATAAATATGAAAAACACTGCCGGTCAATAGTTTGCTCGGAGAATGTCGATTAA
- a CDS encoding O-antigen ligase family protein: protein MRINKKDIRDGGLYTLAGINQMHIKTMAWCIWLSLCMLFNTKLVGDVVGSQVLLGWVIYLWIIQQSLRPKDVAWPILIIVFMIGMLPIQLLIDAEENFRLLEDGIKIIFLIFGVMALRQVPQSVLKELTVVLPVMVSLIVGYTYVVSAWDYYDTLLHRFGVPSFGSPNSLGYVLSFSLIMIHYNFGRFHSISLKIFLLFVGLVCLAALIGTQSRGGLITYLVGLVIFISRKRNSTILLYVCIVGLLPLIAGLLADNSTEQLARFNAEVDYENADAGSGRIEIWTSLIYEMIHHPISLVVGFGPGSIYLNRDGHIVNSAHSSIITVLYWYGLFGIFAFFSLFYKMTQSLSGANLEAQPWSYLRRSFIWMLGVGAIFDSYLLAAQLLWFAVVIIAIIFVRDKKNYALIRAPSEF, encoded by the coding sequence ATGCGAATAAATAAAAAAGACATTCGTGATGGTGGTTTGTATACCCTTGCCGGTATAAACCAAATGCACATTAAAACCATGGCTTGGTGTATATGGTTGTCACTATGTATGTTGTTCAACACAAAACTGGTTGGCGACGTAGTTGGCTCACAAGTTTTGTTGGGATGGGTTATTTATCTTTGGATAATACAACAGTCCTTACGGCCTAAAGATGTTGCATGGCCGATTTTAATTATCGTGTTTATGATTGGAATGCTACCTATCCAACTTCTAATAGATGCTGAGGAAAATTTTCGTCTACTAGAAGACGGAATAAAGATAATTTTTTTAATATTTGGAGTGATGGCATTACGACAGGTTCCTCAGAGTGTGCTAAAGGAACTTACCGTTGTCTTGCCTGTGATGGTTAGTTTAATTGTAGGCTACACCTATGTGGTAAGTGCATGGGATTATTACGATACGCTTTTACATCGTTTTGGCGTACCTTCATTCGGATCACCTAATTCGTTAGGATATGTCTTGTCATTTAGCCTTATTATGATCCATTACAATTTTGGCAGGTTTCATTCGATTTCGCTCAAAATATTTTTATTGTTTGTAGGTCTGGTTTGTTTAGCTGCATTAATTGGTACGCAGTCTAGGGGGGGGCTGATTACATATTTAGTTGGATTAGTCATTTTTATTTCTAGGAAGAGAAATAGCACGATATTGTTATATGTTTGTATAGTCGGTTTACTGCCATTAATTGCTGGTCTGTTAGCAGACAATTCCACAGAGCAATTGGCTAGGTTCAATGCTGAGGTTGATTATGAAAACGCAGATGCCGGCTCGGGAAGAATAGAAATTTGGACGAGTTTGATATATGAAATGATTCACCATCCTATTAGCCTAGTCGTGGGGTTTGGGCCCGGTAGTATTTACTTGAATAGAGATGGTCATATAGTAAATAGTGCTCATTCCTCAATTATCACGGTGCTCTATTGGTATGGTTTGTTTGGGATATTTGCATTTTTTTCGCTCTTTTACAAAATGACGCAATCCTTGTCTGGCGCCAATCTTGAAGCTCAGCCATGGTCATATTTGAGACGATCATTCATTTGGATGCTTGGAGTAGGAGCGATTTTTGATTCTTATCTTCTGGCTGCCCAGCTGCTTTGGTTTGCTGTTGTAATCATTGCGATCATATTTGTTCGAGATAAAAAAAATTATGCGCTAATAAGAGCTCCTTCAGAGTTTTGA
- the gmd gene encoding GDP-mannose 4,6-dehydratase, with the protein MIKSALITGVTGQDGAYLAKFLLDKGYKVFGLHARRASDTLWRLRYLGIEDSVVLLEGDLTDLSSLIRAMGASKADEVYNLGAQSFVATSWTQPILTSYVTGLGGINMLEAIRLTNTTAKFYQASTSEMFGKIHEPIQSEETPFHPRSPYGVAKLFAHWSTVNYRESFNMHASSGILFNHESPLRGIEFVTRKVTDAVSRIKQGKQKKLYLGNIDAKRDWGYAVDYVEAMWLMLQQEEPDDYVIATGRTTTVRDMCRIAFEYVDLNYEDYVAIDPQFYRPAEVELLLGNPSKAKIKLGWEAKTSLEDLMYMMVDADMKRVSIQ; encoded by the coding sequence ATGATTAAAAGCGCGTTAATTACTGGTGTGACAGGTCAGGATGGCGCTTATCTGGCTAAGTTCCTGTTAGATAAGGGTTATAAGGTGTTCGGCTTACATGCTCGGAGAGCTAGTGATACATTGTGGAGGCTTCGATATTTAGGAATCGAAGATAGTGTCGTCTTGCTGGAGGGCGATCTGACTGACCTATCATCCCTAATTCGCGCAATGGGTGCTTCAAAAGCAGATGAAGTATATAACCTTGGTGCTCAAAGTTTTGTTGCAACTTCCTGGACTCAGCCAATCTTGACGAGTTATGTGACGGGGTTGGGTGGAATTAATATGCTGGAAGCTATTCGGTTAACAAATACAACTGCAAAGTTTTATCAGGCATCTACAAGTGAGATGTTTGGGAAAATACATGAGCCAATTCAGAGTGAGGAAACTCCATTCCATCCCCGTAGTCCATATGGTGTGGCCAAGCTTTTTGCTCATTGGTCTACTGTGAATTATCGTGAAAGTTTTAATATGCATGCATCAAGTGGAATTTTATTTAACCACGAATCTCCATTGAGAGGGATCGAATTTGTTACTCGTAAAGTTACTGATGCAGTTTCTCGTATCAAACAAGGTAAACAAAAAAAACTTTATTTAGGGAATATAGATGCGAAGCGCGACTGGGGTTATGCGGTTGATTATGTGGAGGCAATGTGGTTGATGCTGCAGCAGGAGGAGCCTGATGATTACGTCATTGCAACTGGGCGTACAACAACAGTTCGTGATATGTGTCGAATTGCATTTGAATACGTAGATTTGAATTACGAAGATTATGTAGCGATTGATCCCCAGTTTTACCGGCCTGCGGAAGTGGAATTGTTGCTTGGAAATCCTTCTAAGGCAAAAATAAAGTTAGGTTGGGAAGCAAAGACTAGCCTTGAGGATTTAATGTATATGATGGTGGATGCTGACATGAAGCGCGTTTCTATACAATAG
- a CDS encoding imidazole glycerol phosphate synthase cyclase subunit, whose protein sequence is MLKKRVIFTLLYDDGYFMLSRNFRLQKVGDLSWLQKNYDFSSIAFSIDELIILDVSRNNRDESKFCACVKALTKGCFVPISAGGAIRSVEEARKLLHSGADKIIVNTLIHSEPEIVEEMVSEFGSQCVIASIDVKKVGDIYEVWIENGTVRLAVLAVEWLQKLIKFPVGEIYLNSMDRDGTGQGYFMELLDLLPNNVTKPIILAGGAGKYNHFSEGLRDDRVDAVATAHLFNFVGDGLKTARQSLIGEGFSLPHWDVELLDNLKGSVKNLC, encoded by the coding sequence GTGTTGAAAAAAAGAGTCATTTTCACCCTGTTGTACGATGACGGTTATTTTATGCTTAGTCGCAATTTTAGGCTGCAAAAAGTTGGTGACCTAAGCTGGCTCCAAAAAAATTACGATTTTTCAAGTATTGCATTTTCTATTGATGAATTAATTATATTGGACGTATCAAGGAATAACAGAGATGAGAGTAAGTTTTGTGCTTGTGTAAAGGCTTTGACAAAGGGATGTTTTGTTCCAATTTCAGCCGGTGGAGCCATTCGTTCAGTTGAAGAAGCGAGAAAATTGCTTCACTCTGGGGCAGACAAAATTATAGTTAATACGTTAATTCACTCTGAGCCAGAAATAGTTGAAGAAATGGTGTCGGAATTTGGAAGTCAGTGTGTTATAGCATCAATTGACGTAAAAAAAGTTGGTGATATATATGAAGTCTGGATAGAAAATGGAACAGTTAGATTAGCGGTGTTAGCAGTGGAATGGCTACAAAAATTGATAAAATTTCCTGTGGGAGAAATTTACCTCAATTCGATGGATCGTGATGGCACAGGACAAGGATATTTTATGGAGTTGTTAGATTTGCTTCCTAACAATGTGACTAAGCCCATTATTCTAGCTGGCGGTGCGGGGAAGTATAATCACTTTTCTGAAGGGCTTAGGGATGACAGGGTAGATGCTGTTGCGACAGCCCACCTCTTTAATTTTGTTGGAGATGGCCTAAAGACTGCGCGACAGTCTTTGATTGGGGAAGGCTTTAGTCTGCCACACTGGGATGTTGAATTATTGGATAATCTTAAGGGAAGCGTTAAAAATTTATGCTGA
- a CDS encoding oligosaccharide flippase family protein, whose protein sequence is MNVISTIKTGGVNMALRGLSMGGKFALVLYIGRYFGLSELGVYGIVATSVVLGMQLLGLDFYVYNTREILKADNHIQPLFVKDQVIFHCLSYAVVLPLFLSVFLAEILPWEIVGWFYCVVIVEHLSQETTRLLTTLSKPLLASIVVFCRTGLWIVAFIIAGVLDDKFQTIVWLLAFWVAGSVFSLFIGGREILKVQGWDWAHAFSVKPNVKWIKNGIRVAFPFFISTLGLQSIELSDRYFLKAYYGNDIVGIYIFSQNIAGICQVVVVTGLVMIVAPKITEAYLKEKWEKYEENHRFLTIGILVTSAILSAALVILYPWIAKMTNKPEIVQNTYVFYLLLAAMFLYVVGFIPYYSLYVRKRDRSLLVSVVIAAGLNLILNLILIPRYEMIGAAFATLVSIASILMLRFYFVFAHVRAKVSRR, encoded by the coding sequence GTGAATGTAATTTCCACAATAAAAACTGGCGGCGTTAACATGGCACTAAGAGGCCTGAGCATGGGCGGCAAATTTGCGCTTGTGCTATATATCGGCCGCTATTTTGGTTTATCCGAATTGGGTGTGTATGGCATAGTTGCTACCAGTGTGGTTTTAGGTATGCAATTATTGGGGTTGGATTTTTACGTCTATAATACGCGTGAAATTCTTAAGGCGGATAACCATATCCAACCCTTGTTTGTAAAAGATCAGGTTATTTTTCATTGCTTGTCATATGCCGTAGTCCTTCCTTTATTTCTTAGTGTTTTTTTGGCGGAAATCCTTCCATGGGAAATCGTCGGCTGGTTTTATTGCGTTGTCATTGTTGAGCATTTATCACAAGAAACTACCAGGTTGTTAACGACATTATCAAAACCCTTATTGGCTAGCATCGTAGTTTTTTGCCGCACCGGGTTGTGGATTGTTGCATTCATCATTGCGGGAGTGTTAGATGATAAGTTTCAAACAATTGTGTGGCTGTTGGCATTTTGGGTAGCTGGTTCCGTTTTTTCCTTATTCATTGGTGGGCGTGAAATATTAAAAGTCCAAGGCTGGGATTGGGCGCATGCGTTTTCAGTGAAGCCGAATGTAAAATGGATTAAAAATGGAATTCGTGTTGCCTTTCCTTTTTTTATTTCAACGTTGGGGCTTCAAAGCATTGAGTTATCAGATAGGTATTTTTTAAAGGCGTATTATGGAAATGATATTGTTGGAATTTATATATTTTCTCAAAATATTGCAGGGATATGTCAGGTAGTTGTTGTGACAGGTCTCGTTATGATTGTCGCACCAAAAATAACTGAAGCTTACCTTAAAGAAAAATGGGAAAAATATGAAGAAAATCACCGCTTTCTTACCATTGGGATACTAGTTACTAGTGCGATTTTATCAGCTGCGCTTGTGATTTTATATCCATGGATTGCGAAGATGACGAATAAGCCTGAAATTGTTCAAAATACGTATGTTTTTTATTTATTACTAGCAGCAATGTTTCTATATGTGGTTGGTTTTATTCCTTACTATAGTTTGTATGTAAGAAAACGAGATAGGTCGTTGTTGGTCTCGGTAGTAATCGCGGCAGGTTTGAACCTAATTTTAAATCTTATATTAATACCGAGATACGAAATGATTGGGGCTGCATTTGCGACTTTGGTTTCAATTGCATCTATTCTAATGCTTAGGTTTTACTTTGTGTTCGCACATGTGCGTGCGAAGGTTTCCCGTAGATGA
- a CDS encoding class I SAM-dependent methyltransferase: MVTDKQKCLDIGCGKCKTVNCVGVDRVSLEGVDVVHNLDQFPWPFKENSFDVLFSNHFLEHVDDILGTLAEIHRIAKPNARVNVRVPHYASDNFHSDLTHKVAFGYRSFDHFSINERIAYDFYSDFKFEILHRRLKFMGPDVRFDPFKWLGIEALVNLIPRIYERFFVYFLPPVEIQFQLRVIK; the protein is encoded by the coding sequence ATGGTTACAGACAAACAGAAATGCCTTGATATTGGTTGTGGAAAATGTAAAACGGTCAATTGTGTTGGTGTGGATAGGGTTTCATTAGAAGGGGTTGATGTAGTCCATAATCTAGATCAATTTCCATGGCCATTCAAAGAGAATTCGTTTGATGTGCTATTTTCGAATCATTTTTTGGAGCATGTGGATGATATTTTAGGAACGTTGGCTGAGATTCACCGTATTGCTAAACCTAATGCAAGGGTAAATGTACGGGTTCCCCACTATGCTAGTGATAACTTTCATAGTGACCTAACGCATAAAGTGGCGTTTGGATATAGAAGTTTTGATCATTTTTCTATCAATGAGCGCATAGCATACGATTTTTATTCGGACTTCAAGTTTGAAATATTGCATAGGAGATTGAAATTTATGGGGCCAGATGTTCGATTTGACCCATTTAAATGGCTGGGTATTGAAGCTTTAGTTAACCTAATTCCAAGGATATATGAACGTTTTTTTGTGTATTTTTTACCTCCTGTAGAAATTCAGTTTCAATTGCGGGTAATAAAATGA
- a CDS encoding VanZ family protein, whose protein sequence is MRQNSPAPLLPINRFRFFLLWLLIGWALVAVVLFLSLTPSPPEVLDFTFADKLEHLLAYSVLMGLFGQLYGSLRQQLLWALGFCLMGIALEFAQGWGGHRFFDVADMAANTLGVLLGWWLVRRWLAGSLLTVDAYLARYFSA, encoded by the coding sequence TTGAGGCAAAACTCGCCCGCTCCGCTGTTGCCGATAAACCGGTTTCGGTTTTTCCTGCTGTGGTTGCTGATCGGCTGGGCGTTGGTCGCTGTGGTGCTGTTTCTTTCGCTGACGCCGAGTCCGCCCGAGGTGCTGGATTTTACCTTTGCGGACAAGCTGGAACATCTCCTTGCCTACAGTGTGTTGATGGGGCTGTTTGGGCAGCTCTATGGGTCGCTGCGGCAGCAACTCCTTTGGGCGCTTGGCTTCTGCCTGATGGGGATCGCGCTGGAGTTTGCGCAGGGCTGGGGCGGGCATCGGTTTTTTGATGTCGCGGATATGGCCGCCAACACGCTGGGTGTGTTGCTGGGCTGGTGGCTGGTGAGGCGCTGGCTGGCCGGGAGTCTGTTGACCGTCGATGCGTACTTGGCGCGATATTTCAGTGCGTAG
- a CDS encoding undecaprenyl-phosphate glucose phosphotransferase, translating into MFSRGLLREYSGALSVVARGIDIICIFLGCMLAYLWKFEQLPMLQHYSIALFIGLLLTAIIFNSFGIYKSWRGQSWWHQARVLTVAWGCVLLVLVILAVTTKTSALFSRQWVGAWAVSGWGLLLFFRFSLNHFLRIMRASGFNQKRIVIVGAGDLGRRVANNIKLSEWAGLNVVGFFDDKSELHGKIFVGVKVRGSVEKLSRLLERGRIDEVWLALPLRAEERVREMLHELRHCTATIRFVPDIFGLRLLNHSMAEVAGLPVLNLSESPMYGFNRGIKFLEDKIIAGTILLLISPLMLFLAIGVKMSSPGPVFYRQERVSWNGKSFQMLKFRSMPVNCETSTGAVWAKKGECRATKFGAFLRKTSLDELPQFIDVLKGNMSIVGPRPERPIFVEKFKDEIPNYMKKHMVKAGITGWAQVNGWRGDTDLQTRIEYDLYYIEHWSLWFDIKIIVRTIFTGFINKNAY; encoded by the coding sequence ATGTTTTCACGTGGTTTGTTGAGAGAGTATTCAGGTGCTTTATCTGTCGTGGCGCGAGGCATTGATATAATTTGCATCTTTCTGGGTTGCATGCTGGCGTATCTGTGGAAATTTGAGCAGCTGCCTATGCTTCAGCACTACTCAATAGCCTTGTTTATCGGTCTCCTGCTAACGGCTATTATTTTTAATTCTTTTGGTATTTACAAGTCATGGCGTGGCCAAAGCTGGTGGCACCAAGCTCGTGTACTAACTGTAGCTTGGGGTTGTGTTCTTCTTGTTCTGGTTATTCTCGCGGTTACGACTAAAACTAGCGCTCTGTTTTCACGGCAATGGGTGGGTGCTTGGGCTGTTTCAGGCTGGGGCCTATTATTGTTTTTTCGTTTTTCGTTAAACCACTTTCTGAGGATCATGCGGGCAAGCGGCTTTAATCAGAAACGCATCGTTATTGTTGGAGCAGGTGACCTTGGAAGAAGGGTCGCTAATAATATAAAACTCTCTGAATGGGCCGGCCTTAATGTTGTAGGTTTTTTTGATGATAAAAGTGAGCTTCATGGAAAAATTTTTGTTGGTGTGAAAGTTCGGGGTTCGGTAGAAAAATTAAGTCGGCTTCTAGAGCGGGGTCGTATTGACGAGGTCTGGCTTGCTTTGCCACTTCGTGCGGAAGAGCGCGTTCGTGAGATGCTACATGAATTACGTCATTGTACAGCGACCATTAGATTTGTGCCTGATATCTTTGGTCTCAGGCTTCTCAACCATTCCATGGCCGAAGTTGCTGGCTTGCCGGTTTTAAATCTTAGTGAATCCCCTATGTATGGATTTAACAGGGGCATTAAGTTCCTGGAAGACAAAATCATTGCTGGAACAATTTTGTTGCTCATTAGTCCATTGATGTTGTTTCTCGCGATTGGGGTGAAAATGAGTTCGCCTGGTCCTGTTTTTTATCGTCAAGAGCGCGTCAGCTGGAATGGGAAGTCATTTCAAATGTTGAAGTTTCGATCCATGCCTGTGAACTGTGAAACGAGTACAGGGGCGGTTTGGGCAAAAAAAGGAGAATGCCGGGCAACCAAGTTTGGTGCATTCCTCCGAAAAACCAGTTTGGATGAACTCCCGCAATTTATTGATGTTCTTAAAGGAAATATGTCCATCGTTGGTCCTCGACCAGAAAGGCCTATATTCGTTGAAAAGTTCAAGGATGAAATCCCAAACTATATGAAAAAGCATATGGTTAAGGCCGGTATCACTGGTTGGGCACAGGTCAATGGATGGCGTGGAGATACTGACCTACAGACACGTATTGAGTATGACCTCTACTACATCGAGCATTGGTCGCTGTGGTTTGATATCAAGATCATTGTCCGCACCATCTTTACCGGGTTTATCAATAAAAACGCCTATTAG
- the hisH gene encoding imidazole glycerol phosphate synthase subunit HisH: protein MVTVIDYGMGNVWSVLSALQYLGSKTDLTGDPEKIVNADYLILPGVGSFRKGMIALHERGVDEAIIESVSKRGTKILGICLGMQLLGSHGTEDGKTEGLGLITNRVERFSEKDVGVGGKIPHVGFNTVNFSDEPGLFQGLHGGADFYFTHSYRMIREDLKGHVGLCSYGLEFLAAFEVNNVCGTQFHPEKSQTNGLVLLRNFIVG, encoded by the coding sequence ATGGTAACTGTTATAGATTATGGAATGGGGAATGTCTGGTCTGTTTTAAGTGCGCTACAGTATCTGGGTAGTAAGACTGATTTAACAGGAGATCCGGAAAAGATTGTCAACGCTGATTATCTTATTCTCCCGGGAGTGGGTTCATTCAGAAAAGGAATGATCGCATTACATGAAAGGGGCGTTGACGAAGCTATTATTGAGTCAGTAAGTAAGCGTGGCACAAAAATACTAGGCATTTGTCTTGGAATGCAACTTCTTGGATCCCATGGAACAGAAGATGGAAAGACTGAAGGTTTAGGGCTAATAACTAATCGAGTCGAAAGGTTTAGCGAGAAGGATGTGGGTGTGGGAGGTAAAATTCCTCATGTGGGATTTAATACCGTAAACTTTAGTGATGAACCGGGTCTCTTTCAAGGACTGCATGGTGGTGCGGATTTTTATTTTACCCATTCGTATCGGATGATTCGAGAAGATCTAAAAGGCCACGTAGGTTTATGTTCGTATGGCTTAGAATTTCTCGCAGCATTTGAGGTAAACAATGTATGTGGCACACAGTTTCATCCTGAAAAAAGTCAGACAAATGGCCTTGTCCTTCTCCGTAATTTTATAGTGGGGTAA
- a CDS encoding sulfotransferase: MKLGLSELAHNKVCEAILISGSARSGTTILGKMLYSFKGVEYAFEPPMLFSLLPLIKILGKDEWKLLYESYLYEDFFIDSIAGRRINCNLADDSSVFNAKSELDVAERLSKSVRKTDLEQNGISRNIAFKMPDITPYIADLQRYYPKTKFVIMKRDAVGTINSLLEKKWFSNERSQMNMVWPFRVHRNFHIPFWVRKEEDEDWVNMSEVDRCAYYYIRVYEGLEKVGGKIEISYNTLLSSPLDVANNFAEELGLEFGEKTLEIVGQIKPTIKKRDPSILHKISKKYREKVICFSDAS, translated from the coding sequence ATGAAACTTGGATTAAGTGAATTAGCACATAATAAAGTATGTGAGGCTATATTAATTTCTGGTTCAGCTAGAAGTGGTACGACAATATTAGGGAAAATGTTATACAGCTTTAAAGGTGTGGAATATGCTTTTGAGCCACCTATGTTGTTTTCACTGCTCCCTTTGATAAAAATACTTGGAAAGGATGAATGGAAATTATTATATGAGAGCTATTTGTATGAAGATTTTTTTATAGATTCGATAGCGGGGCGACGTATAAATTGTAATCTTGCCGATGATAGTTCTGTTTTTAATGCAAAGTCTGAGCTGGATGTTGCTGAAAGACTATCTAAGTCAGTACGAAAGACTGACTTAGAACAAAATGGTATCTCTAGAAATATAGCATTTAAAATGCCAGACATTACGCCATATATCGCGGATCTTCAAAGATATTATCCAAAAACAAAATTTGTGATTATGAAAAGAGACGCAGTAGGTACGATTAATTCACTCTTAGAAAAAAAATGGTTTTCGAACGAGAGAAGCCAGATGAATATGGTATGGCCATTTCGCGTGCATCGAAATTTTCACATCCCTTTTTGGGTGCGAAAAGAGGAAGATGAGGACTGGGTTAACATGTCAGAAGTTGATAGGTGTGCATATTATTATATACGAGTATATGAAGGCTTAGAAAAGGTTGGGGGAAAAATTGAAATCAGTTATAACACCTTGCTGTCAAGCCCGTTAGATGTCGCAAATAACTTTGCAGAAGAATTGGGTCTCGAATTCGGAGAAAAAACGCTTGAAATTGTAGGCCAGATTAAACCTACAATTAAAAAACGAGACCCAAGTATTCTTCACAAGATTAGCAAAAAATATCGAGAAAAAGTCATTTGCTTTTCAGATGCTTCATGA
- a CDS encoding GDP-mannose 4,6-dehydratase, which produces MTVLLTGYDGFVGSLFREEVPCVPLSDEYGKVDLRESTRLRAAIENIKPDFVMHLAAQSFVPESFFDPMTTYDINFTGTFNLLSALKNVGFQGKMLFVSSGDTYGLVSSECLPVGENHPLKPRSPYAVSKVAAEALCYQWSQTESFEVISARPFNHIGPRQSEEFVVSDFAKQIVEIKLGLRDPVLDVGDVGVTRDFTDVRDVIRAYALLLEKGQNGEAYNICSGKERTIHSLLLLMLKLAQVEASWQQDSSRFRLSEQRRIYGDFSKLRAHTGWSPVIPVEKTLLDTLGYWEKMLS; this is translated from the coding sequence ATGACGGTATTATTGACTGGTTATGATGGTTTTGTAGGCTCGTTATTTCGAGAAGAGGTACCTTGTGTGCCATTGAGTGATGAGTATGGCAAGGTAGATTTGCGTGAGTCAACTCGGCTGAGGGCAGCAATTGAGAATATTAAACCTGATTTTGTGATGCACCTTGCAGCCCAAAGTTTTGTGCCTGAGTCTTTTTTTGATCCAATGACGACTTATGATATTAATTTTACGGGCACATTTAATCTACTTAGCGCTTTGAAAAATGTTGGATTTCAGGGAAAAATGTTATTCGTTAGTTCTGGAGATACATACGGCTTAGTATCTTCAGAGTGCCTTCCTGTTGGAGAGAATCACCCGCTTAAACCACGTAGTCCTTATGCTGTTAGCAAAGTTGCGGCAGAGGCATTATGCTATCAATGGAGCCAAACTGAGAGTTTTGAAGTCATTTCTGCCAGACCGTTTAATCATATAGGACCTAGACAGAGTGAAGAATTCGTCGTATCAGATTTTGCGAAGCAGATAGTTGAGATCAAGCTTGGGCTACGTGATCCGGTTCTTGATGTTGGTGATGTTGGGGTCACACGAGATTTTACAGATGTAAGGGATGTTATAAGGGCTTATGCGCTATTGTTAGAAAAGGGACAAAATGGAGAAGCATACAATATCTGTAGTGGTAAGGAACGAACTATTCATTCTTTACTTTTGCTCATGTTGAAATTAGCTCAAGTTGAAGCGAGCTGGCAACAGGACTCAAGCCGTTTTCGCTTGTCTGAGCAACGCCGAATTTATGGAGACTTTTCAAAACTACGTGCACACACAGGTTGGTCACCGGTCATTCCTGTAGAAAAAACTTTATTAGATACTTTAGGTTATTGGGAGAAAATGTTGTCATGA